In one window of Arvicanthis niloticus isolate mArvNil1 chromosome Y unlocalized genomic scaffold, mArvNil1.pat.X SUPER_Y_unloc_1, whole genome shotgun sequence DNA:
- the LOC117695939 gene encoding testis-specific Y-encoded protein 1-like, with translation MESPEEGSVSMAPQEFRELELLESRLLEGEAQVQAPEQSPGAPAGDNQMVKPLVIGGPVEDGVSLAEVVHHPDTCEEGDEAAIGELKVTEVVDVKNEGEEVKEHKQEGEQDQQPELEKDPEQACDSKDQHAIQRLPQSSGGPTEGRSKIEELELLQLELSFVNARCSGALARIKARVAKARGPYFQRRKTIIQGIPGFWAKAIMNHPQMSSIISSQDEDLLGYMLSLEVEYNPGLRMYRMMFSFSENPYFRNDIVTKDYELSIIGYKESDSSTIEWIGQAEHSYANCMQDTTRLTFFNWFCAHKFPGSNRIAEIIMDDLWPNPLYYYPKEDHS, from the exons ATGGAGAGTCCCGAGGAGGGGAGTGTGAGCATGGCTCCCCAGGAATTCCGGGAGCTGGAACTCCTGGAAAGCAGACTTCTGGAAGGAGAGGCCCAAGTTCAGGCACCAGAGCAGAGCCCAGGTGCTCCTGCTGGGGACAATCAGATGGTGAAGCCTCTGGTAATAGGTGGTCCTGTGGAGGACGGGGTATCCCTTGCAGAGGTGGTACATCACCCTGACACGTGTGAGGAGGGGGACGAGGCTGCTATCGGGGAGTTGAAAGTCACAGAGGTGGTGGATGTCAAGAATGAGGGTGAAGAGGTAAAGGAGCACAAGCAGGAAGGTGAACAAGATCAGCAGCCTGAGCTGGAAAAGGACCCAGAGCAGGCATGTGATTCTAAAGACCAGCATGCGATACAAAGGTTGCCACAGTCAAGTGGTGGGCCTACAGAAGGCAGATCTAAAATAGAGGAGCTGGAACTTCTTCAGCTGGAGCTCAGCTTTGTGAATGCCCGCTGTAGTGGAGCTTTAGCCCGGATTAAAGCAAGGGTGGCCAAAGCGCGTGGACCTTACTTTCAGCGCAGAAAGACCATAATCCAGGGCATCCCAGGCTTCTGGGCTAAAGCT ATAATGAACCATCCCCAGATGTCGTCCATCATCAGCAGCCAGGATGAAGACTTACTGGGCTACATGTTGAGCTTGGAG GTGGAGTACAATCCTGGGCTGAGGATGTACAGAATGATGTTTTCCTTTAGTGAAAACCCATACTTCCGGAATGACATTGTTACTAAGGATTATGAGCTCAGCATCATTG GATACAAAGAGTCAGATTCTAGTACAATAGAGTGGATAGGTCAGGCTGAACATAGTTATGCCAACTGCATGCAAGACACTACCAGGCTCACTTTCTTCAACTGGTTTTGTGCACACAAATTCCCTGGCTCCAACAGGATTGCTGAG ATAATCATGGATGACCTGTGGCCGAATCCTCTTTACTATTACCCTAAGGAAGACCACTCATGA